In Halococcus hamelinensis 100A6, a single genomic region encodes these proteins:
- a CDS encoding aldo/keto reductase: protein MEYVTVQDTEIPALGLGTWRMKGPTCRRAVATALDCGYRHIDTAQMYGNERQVGAAISGAAVDRDDVFLTTKLAMGNRDHDSVIESTETSLRKLQTDSVDLLLIHQPNRGVELGETLGAMDELVDDGLVDHIGVSNFGVERLHAARELADAPILTNQVMYHPFWDQSTVLDYCQIHDIMLTAYSPLAHGGAASDPLLSEIGARYDKTSAQVAFRWLIQQENVSTIPKSTSPEHIEANLAVFDFELTDEEMRAIRRPSTTRTASSFVRARLPF from the coding sequence ATGGAGTACGTTACCGTTCAGGACACCGAGATCCCGGCGCTCGGCCTCGGCACGTGGCGCATGAAGGGCCCGACCTGCCGGCGTGCGGTCGCGACCGCGCTCGATTGTGGCTACCGCCACATCGACACCGCCCAGATGTACGGCAACGAGCGCCAGGTCGGCGCGGCGATCTCGGGTGCGGCCGTCGACCGCGACGACGTCTTCCTCACCACGAAGCTCGCGATGGGAAACCGCGACCACGATTCGGTGATCGAGTCGACGGAGACCAGCCTCCGGAAGCTCCAGACCGATTCGGTCGACCTCCTCCTGATCCACCAGCCGAACCGGGGCGTCGAACTCGGAGAGACCCTCGGCGCGATGGACGAACTCGTCGACGACGGACTGGTCGACCACATCGGCGTCTCGAACTTCGGGGTCGAGCGCCTCCACGCGGCCCGCGAGCTCGCCGACGCGCCGATCCTCACGAACCAGGTGATGTACCACCCCTTCTGGGACCAGTCTACGGTGCTGGATTACTGCCAGATACACGATATCATGCTGACGGCCTACAGCCCGCTGGCCCACGGCGGCGCGGCCTCGGACCCCCTGCTGAGCGAGATCGGCGCGCGCTACGACAAGACGTCGGCTCAGGTCGCCTTCCGGTGGCTGATCCAACAGGAGAACGTCTCGACGATCCCGAAGTCCACCTCGCCGGAACACATCGAGGCCAACCTCGCGGTCTTCGATTTCGAACTCACCGACGAGGAGATGCGGGCGATCCGGCGGCCCTCGACCACCCGCACCGCATCGAGCTTCGTCCGGGCGCGGCTCCCGTTCTGA
- a CDS encoding cupin domain-containing protein, with amino-acid sequence MLDTYPDLDPDEGEVLTEELLVTDDVLVKAFVLGPGAAVEPHAHEDATNVFHVLDGTVVVTRDEDEETVSAPGVVPNERGAVHGARNETDAVAVLTASLCPLPS; translated from the coding sequence GTGCTCGATACCTATCCGGACCTCGACCCCGACGAGGGCGAGGTGCTGACCGAGGAACTCCTCGTGACCGACGACGTGCTCGTGAAGGCGTTCGTGCTGGGCCCCGGCGCGGCCGTGGAGCCACACGCCCACGAGGACGCTACCAACGTCTTCCACGTGCTCGACGGGACGGTGGTCGTGACCCGCGACGAGGACGAGGAGACGGTTTCGGCACCGGGCGTGGTCCCGAACGAGCGCGGCGCGGTCCACGGCGCGCGCAACGAGACCGACGCGGTGGCGGTGCTGACGGCGAGCCTCTGTCCGCTGCCGTCCTGA
- a CDS encoding MogA/MoaB family molybdenum cofactor biosynthesis protein, whose protein sequence is MADSDDHDDHHHHDHGDEPDHAHHDFDPVAVALITVSTSRHLDDDPAGDAIVAAIEDDGGSVATRELVDDDYDGVQDRVNSLVNRDDVDVVVTTGGTGVTPDDVTVEAVGPLFDKRLPGFGELFRARSREEVGTRVVATRATAGVIEGVPAFCLPGSENAASLGAEIVTAEAGHLAGLAKRDEDVEDENADDGDTDSDSDSDGN, encoded by the coding sequence ATGGCGGACTCAGACGATCACGACGACCACCATCACCACGACCACGGCGACGAACCCGACCACGCCCACCACGACTTCGACCCGGTCGCCGTCGCGCTGATCACGGTCTCCACGTCCAGACACCTCGACGACGACCCCGCGGGCGACGCCATCGTGGCCGCGATCGAGGACGACGGTGGCTCGGTCGCCACCCGCGAGCTCGTCGACGACGATTACGACGGGGTGCAGGACCGCGTGAACTCCCTCGTCAATCGCGACGACGTGGACGTGGTCGTCACCACCGGCGGCACGGGAGTAACGCCCGACGACGTCACCGTCGAGGCGGTCGGCCCCCTCTTCGACAAACGACTCCCCGGCTTCGGCGAACTCTTCCGGGCGCGCTCGCGCGAGGAGGTCGGCACCCGCGTGGTCGCCACCCGTGCCACGGCCGGGGTCATCGAGGGCGTCCCGGCGTTCTGTCTCCCCGGGAGCGAGAACGCGGCGAGCCTCGGGGCCGAGATCGTCACCGCGGAGGCGGGCCACCTCGCGGGCCTCGCGAAACGCGACGAGGACGTCGAGGACGAGAACGCGGACGACGGCGATACGGACTCCGATTCGGATTCGGACGGGAACTGA
- a CDS encoding acetolactate synthase large subunit — protein MQASDLLVRCLEVEGVDRVFGVPGEELEDILFSMRESTVEFVPVRHEQGAAFMADVHGRLTGEAGVCLSTLGPGATNLLTGVADAQLDKSPLVAITGQGGLERLHQESHQRLDVVDLFEPVTKWNTQITEPEIIHESVRKAFKLAEYEKPGATHMEFPEDVAAEDAEGRPIRPRERVRRPSPDQKAVERAASLLADADRPIVLAGNGGIRTRSSERLRSFVEETNIPVIGTYMGKGAVSDADDHSLFTLDSGDDDQAQTAIERADVVFAVGYDIAEHDPENWNPDLEKRIVHLDFEPAEVYEHYNPQAEVVSDVSAGLRAIQEYDEAIATDTDWYADLRESILDDVTRDPEDGEPFSVERTLPLLREAMDDSDVLLSDTGSHKMRIAQNYPTYEPNTCIISNGLATMGISVPGAVAADLAVDSNVVAATGDGGFLMNGAEIETATRLGCGFTILLFNDNDYGLISEKQEDHRSESTGTKLSNPDFTTFAESFGIEGYRPETWDELGETLETVVPNDEMALVEVPVE, from the coding sequence ATGCAAGCTTCCGACCTGCTCGTCAGGTGTCTCGAAGTCGAGGGCGTCGACAGGGTGTTCGGCGTCCCGGGCGAGGAGCTGGAGGACATCCTGTTCTCGATGCGCGAGTCGACGGTGGAGTTCGTCCCGGTCCGCCACGAACAGGGCGCGGCGTTCATGGCGGACGTACACGGTCGGCTCACCGGCGAGGCCGGCGTCTGTCTCTCAACCCTCGGTCCGGGCGCGACCAACCTCCTCACCGGGGTCGCGGACGCCCAGCTCGACAAGAGCCCGCTGGTCGCGATCACGGGACAGGGCGGCCTCGAACGCCTCCACCAGGAGAGCCACCAGCGCCTCGACGTGGTGGACCTCTTCGAACCCGTCACGAAGTGGAACACCCAGATCACCGAACCGGAGATCATCCACGAGTCGGTGCGGAAGGCGTTCAAACTCGCCGAGTACGAGAAACCCGGCGCGACCCACATGGAGTTCCCCGAGGACGTCGCGGCCGAGGACGCCGAGGGCCGCCCGATCCGCCCCCGCGAACGCGTGCGCCGACCCAGTCCCGACCAGAAAGCCGTCGAACGCGCCGCCTCGCTGCTCGCCGACGCCGACCGCCCGATCGTTCTGGCCGGCAACGGCGGCATCCGGACCCGCTCGTCCGAACGGCTCCGGTCGTTCGTCGAGGAGACGAACATCCCAGTCATCGGAACCTACATGGGCAAGGGCGCGGTCTCGGACGCCGACGACCACTCGCTGTTCACCCTCGATTCGGGCGACGACGACCAGGCCCAGACCGCGATCGAACGCGCCGACGTCGTCTTCGCCGTGGGCTACGACATCGCCGAGCACGACCCCGAGAACTGGAACCCCGACCTCGAAAAGCGGATCGTCCACCTCGACTTCGAACCCGCCGAGGTCTACGAGCACTACAACCCCCAGGCCGAGGTCGTCTCGGACGTCTCGGCGGGCCTCCGGGCGATCCAGGAGTACGACGAGGCGATCGCCACCGACACCGACTGGTACGCCGACCTCCGGGAGTCGATCCTCGACGATGTGACCCGCGACCCCGAGGACGGTGAACCGTTCAGCGTCGAGCGCACCCTGCCCCTCCTCCGGGAGGCGATGGACGATTCCGACGTTTTGCTCTCCGATACCGGCAGCCACAAGATGCGGATCGCCCAGAACTACCCGACCTACGAGCCGAACACCTGCATCATCTCGAACGGGCTGGCGACGATGGGGATCTCGGTTCCCGGCGCGGTGGCCGCCGACCTCGCCGTCGACTCGAACGTGGTGGCCGCAACCGGCGACGGCGGCTTCCTGATGAACGGTGCGGAGATCGAGACCGCGACCCGACTGGGCTGTGGCTTCACCATCCTGCTGTTCAACGACAACGACTACGGGCTGATCTCCGAGAAACAGGAGGACCACCGGAGCGAGAGCACCGGCACGAAACTCTCGAACCCCGACTTCACGACCTTCGCCGAGAGCTTCGGGATCGAGGGGTACCGGCCCGAGACGTGGGACGAGCTCGGCGAGACGCTCGAAACCGTGGTGCCGAACGACGAGATGGCGCTGGTGGAAGTTCCCGTCGAGTAA